The Rhinolophus sinicus isolate RSC01 unplaced genomic scaffold, ASM3656204v1 Contig53, whole genome shotgun sequence sequence tacatttctaaaaaaatGCCTGTTAAGCACAAATGAGTTATGTGATAAATAGAATGAGAGTTGATTCAGTTATGCAATATTTTGAAGATTTCCTTGGACTGTTAATTAGACATATTGAGTGTGTGTTATCAACACCAACCACCATTCATTTACAGTTTAACTCTTTGACCCTCCTTTGTGTTCAGGTACTTCTAGCCTCTAACGCCAAGAGACAAGAATACAAAACATTCTCACCCTTTCCGCTCATTAACAAACTTCTGAGTTTGGGCACTGGAAAGACCACAGAGATGATTAATGCATCTTTTTCCCAACCTATCATAATGAGGACTGTCCCACACTGTCAGGCCCTGGGGATATGGCtcatttaatggatttttttgtttaaaatggttTAGAGAAGTTCAAAAGTTAAGGGTTGAGTGTAGATGATGTAAGGTAACCAAAGTTTGCCTCTACAGCCTGTCCTTGGTGTTAGAATCATAACCCCCTGAAAAACATGATCGCTGACTAATCTTGATCTTTATCTGATACAAATGCATTTACTCAAGATGGTCTTATGAGCAAGATAGGAAATCATTTATGTGCAAGAATTTTAGAGGCTTTAAGAAGCGCCTCCGATTTACATCTCACCTCAGCATGAGGCTGCGTGCTCTTTATTGACTAAtcccaaatatgaaaatataaagtaactTAGATTTCTAATAAGTTCAATGGtgtaaaaaaaaggtaaaaaaatggAGGACAGTCCTTCTCTTTTCATAGACTGTAACTTATATTAATGTCTCTGTGTGGTTGATTTCATGGACATCTGCTCCCATTGGATCATATCAGGTTTATTATCGTTCATTACTCTTTCACCGCCTCTAATGGTTGGAGTCGAGCAGATGCTGCCCCGGTTTGTTTTGAGAGGCATAATAGTGTTACCTGCTGAAATATCacctttgctattaaaaatacaaatgggtCCGGATAGTGATTCCTAGAAATTTGggtttcagaaataataaaattggttaaaaatTGGGGGAACTAACAAATAACTAACTTTTAACTTTACCAGCTAAGAACATCaaaaatagcagcagcagcagcagcagcaactgtATGTACTTTGACAATATTTCATTAAAGTGTGGTTTAATATCTAAAGTATGGAAAAGGCATTGTTTAACAATAAAGGACAGTACTGTAAGTTGAATAAATGTTCTATTATGAAACACTTACTCCATCATTCTTAGTTTTCTCCTATTTCTGACCAATGAGAGGTTTGCCACAGTCCAGCTCATTCCCAGCCTGGCATTTCCACATAACTGGCTTAGAATTTGAAAgcaacaataaaatgcataaatactGAGAAATTACTTTAGAAATACGGTTCCTTCGGTCTAGGTTCTCTGCCCCTCCTAGAACCCTGGCTTCACCTGAGGACTGTGACatgtatgatttaaatttttatataaatattttaattcacctgagaaaggagaaactaaattatattttccttagaTGTATATGAGTAGGTTCAACTCTTACAAAAGTCCTCAATTTTCCACATGCTAATTAACATCAGATATTATTGATCATTCTAATATTTGCCAATTTGATATATAAAActctgttacatttttaaatgatttataccATTGGCAtcttaatgtatttattaaccatttatatttttcctctgtaaattTGCCTGTTCATTTCTTTAGTGGAATGTTTGTCTctgccttatttttaaaaagattttacagTTTTAAACCCATTAACCCTTTTTCATCATATATACTGCCAATggtttttcccatttgttttttcttttttttcctaaacatggctttgtttttttttaaagtttcaagaAATTTAAATTGAGTGTGTGAATCTATATGGATTTTTTGTGCCACCGGTGAAATAATGCAAAAtctatattttctctaattttttaacATCATCTAATTTATTCCATAAACTGGAAGAAATCAGTTTTGATTTTGTGAAATACACGAAGCAAGATGCTTAACATTATTGTCCCAAAAAGTTATATGCCATATCAAGATATCTTGTATAAAccattctttctttccccataacttctaatcatttttatttctatcatggATAACGTATAAACTTTGAAtactgtttataaaaaaaaaatggcagaaaatttCCCTCCATCATGACTGGTAGGTAAAACAGCACACCTCATGTAAAAGGACAATCACCACTGCTAAAATTGTAGCATTTGCTCATGGTTATTTCCACAATTACAAAATACCacacaaaatatcaaatatgtGTCTTGTCTTGAGTCAAAATGGATGACGTATATGGACCAGAAATCTATAGGAGCCCCAGAAAGACCGAACCTCAGAAACAAGTGACTCAAAATGAATTCAAAGTTAACTGAGTCCAGAGAAAGACAGGAAATACAAGACTTTCACAGGGAACACGGAATCAGGAAAGTTCTGAAAATGACAGAAAGGTAAGCTTGGTAGGCAAGGCAAAAAAGATACAGGAGGcctggaagaagaaaataatcaacaaCTGACAGAGCAGGGAAGAGCACAGATTTGaggaaactagaaaatatgaACTTTATGTCAACCACTATTAGTAAATATGTTTCTATCAAATGCTTAAACACATTCATTtcataaagaaagtaaaagcatAAGGGTTATGCTGCTGAAATTGAGGTACTATTTCTCCTCCGCAATTTAATGAATCATTACCACACACTATATTTCATATCATAATTATTGGGAAATTTTCAAtcacattttcaattaatttcaaattttcaaattatctatTTGGAATTTAGgcttatttagaaattaaatttatggtGGATGAACTGACTTTTATTAGAGGGCACTTACAAGTTTTATTGCTCTTCTAAAccaagggtgaaaaaaaaaatcatcaatcaAATGATTTAGAGCAGAGTTATAATTACTGAACCAGCAAAATATCTCATAAAATATGAAGATGTCACAAAACCCaagaattaattaatgaatgaaccCATTACATATGGTAATTatgaaatcaaaaacactaactGTGATATCCAAGGTTTtagcttcttttttctctcttaggcACCCTGGTCTTGCATTTTCTTGATAATGCTTCTACTTTCTActaatctttttcatttgttttctagcCCCTAGGATTACTGTACAAAATCATCTAAACAAAGATGGatgtgaaaataatagaaattctaTCAATATCCAATTTGATTTATAAGAAGTTGATACTATCCATGAAGCAGAGGTCACATACTAATTCCTCCATCCCATCCTCATGGGTGACTGTATGCAAGGGACAGAATCCAGGATACGCTTAAGCAATTTCCTGGAATCAACACCGTGCATACATTAAGTACAATAGATTAACTGCTACCCAAATGTTTCCCTTAGGAaaataagcaaagcaaaaaaaagcaaaaaaaaaaaaaaaaaaaaccaaaaaaaaaagacacacacacaaaaagcaacaGCCCCATGAAGTCAATCACAGAGAATTTTTTTGACAAGTTGAGAGTGAGTATAAAACTttgtaaggaaaagagaaagtattcaaagaaaacaaatatttttttcaggttcCAAAGAGAAGAGtcaatggaatgaaaaaaaaaaggaagggaaggaagtgtGCAGGGAGCAGGGCATGGTGAGCTCTGCCACACTTAACAAATAGGATTTAACATTTATTagtcaaataaacatttttggaCAAGTGACAAAGAAGTACGCATCCTAATATAACTGGAAAACATGGAGTTATCCTATTAAGTTTgaagtacagttttttcctcttcattaatAGTCTTACTTGATTTTCAAAAACTAATTTCAATTGGAAAATGTAAAGATATCTTCGACTTACTCAATCCAATTGCTTATATTTGTTCAGAGAACAAATTCACAGATGATGAATTGTCCTTGAAAATCTGACCATTCACAATAAGTTTTATGGCTTTCCTAAACCATgggtaaaataaagcataaatcaAAGGGTTCATGGCTGAGTTATAATAAGCACACCAGCAGCAAATCTCATAAATATAGGCAGGGGTTATGAAGCCCATAAAAGCATCAATCACTGAGTCGATACTATAAGGTAACCACGAAATCATAAATGCTATCACCGTGATACCCAGGGTTttagctgcttttctctctctcttggcCACTCTGGATTTATAACTGTTTGAGGATGATTCTGTTTTGCCACCAGTAGTTTCAATCCTTTTAGCCTGTTTTCTAGCcacaagaaaaatattactatAGAGAATGATCATCACGATGGTAGGTATAAAGAAGAGTAGGAAATCTATCAACACCCAGTCTTGATTTACAACAACTTGACAACCCCCTATACAGTTGAGGGCACTAGATAATTCCTCCAGCCCATCGTCATTGGCACCTGTATAGAACACGGCCCCGCTGTACACAAGGGGCAGGATCCAGGAAATGCTGACACATATCCCTGACACAGACACCGTGACCTTGGTAGGATAGACCAGAGGGTCAGTAACAGCAATGTACCTGTCGATGGAGATGAAGCAcaaatggaagagagaagagtAACAGAATGCCACATCGCAGCACGTGTGGAAAGTACAGAAGCTTCGCCCAAAGTACCAGCAGCTCTCCACCGACCTGACCATGCTGAAGGGCATCACGGTCACCCCCACCAGAAAGTCAGCACAGGCCAGGGAGGCGATGAGGAGATTGGTTGGAGAGTGCAGCTGCTTGAAGTGAAGGATTGAAGTCATCACCAGGAGGTTTCCAAACACGGCCAGCACAGCCCCAGAGGCAAACACTGTGTAGAGAATCAGGCGGGGTCCGGGCGAGTAGGGGGTTTTCACACAGGACCCGGTCACGTTCTCATAGCAGAGCTGCGCAGATGCAGGGGGGGCCGAGTTGCCGCTCATGATGCTCCACTTTATATTTGAAGAATGCTGTCCTTCTTGATTATCACAAGAAGTATAAGATTCTAATTCTCTGTACTCCTGGAGGAAAAACATAAAGTCATCAGGATGGTGGCGGAAATTATCGGatattacaaacttttttttaaattttccaatatttattataaatctcaaatgttttctataacaaaatgcaatacaacaaaaattatattgtaCGAGATTACTGAGGGGGTTAATTTCAGCTAATGATCGCTTCccttaatttgataaaattcccttttagttaaatatatgttttctttttttatctccagaatttctttttgcaACAGGCACTGATATGGGAAGTAATTATAAGGCTGAAGGATCACCTCCTGTTTATTTCTATGTTGTCTGACCTGTGTTCCTGGCTAAAGCAGGCAGAGCTTCCACATAAATAAGTGCCATTAATGGGAAATCCCCAGATGGAATCCCTATACTGCAAGGTGTGAATTTAGAAGACTATTTTCAACAGTGATTATTAAGAAAGTTGTTCTACAAAACAACTCTTTACATTAAATTGGGTTAGCTGTTACGTTTCTCAAGCCAAAGATTTCTTTGTTCTTAGACTTGAACCTTTCCTCTATTCTCAATCCTGACATAGTCACCTTATTGGGTTTTTGTGAGCGAAACAATAGCGTGCAGGCAGTGAGAGTCAGGActtagctttttctttcctgttaagAATCATTTATGCATCTGCAGTAGTTACCAGCAAACAGAAAAGATAACATACATTGAGGACATGTTGAGATTGATGAAATACATTACAACAAAGCCTTAAAACCCAAAATGATATGTAAACACACTAGCATTTTTAAGGTTCTGGTAGAAAAGAGATCAGTTCTCCTCTCAAGACATTTTCACTGGAAGAATATTTGCAAGTTCTCTTCATGAACGTGAGAAATGGGAATCATCAAACCATCTGACTACATGTTTGTTTGTGGTTCCAGGCGCCAGACTTCCTGGTCCCAATGCTAAAAGAAGTCAAAAGGAACAATGAGCAGAAAGTTGTAACATGGGAACACATTCCTTGGCAATTTCGCACGCCTGGAATATTGGAACACTGTGGAGCAAGGAAAAGCCTTATTCAGCCTTCCCAAAGAAGGGTTCAGGACTCTTGTCAGTGTAGAGTTGTGACCTTATAGAGCTTTGTGAAATTGCTTTTCAAGTTGTAAAGTGCCATGGGTATTGGTATTAATCCATCTGGCTATCTGATTCCTAATCAAGAAAATTAATACTCTTACCCAAAATCTCTTAGATTCCTCCTAGTATTTACTGAGAGTCTGATTTTGTAAAGTAATGTCAATTGTTTATATAGGCAGAGACCTAGGCCAGGCTCTATCAGCTTCAGCACTATGGACATTTGAGTTCACATAACTCTTTGATGTGGGATCTGTCCTGTACACTGAAGGGCTTTTAGCAGCACCCCCGCTGCTAGATACCAGTAGATGCCAATACAGTTCCCCCCAACCGTGAAAACCAAAAGTGTCTCTAGACATTGACAAATGTCCTCTGGGGGGGCAAATGTCTCAATGGCCTGCTCTATTGAGAACCGTTATTCTAGGATAAAAAAATATCACACGATACCTGCCACTGTTGGTAAAGAAATAACTTTGTCATCCCTCCATTATTCTGAGATTTATTCACTAGttaattcatccatttaatacatatttattgagtgccaggaGCTGGGTGCAAAGTAATGAAC is a genomic window containing:
- the LOC141569888 gene encoding trace amine-associated receptor 6, translating into MSGNSAPPASAQLCYENVTGSCVKTPYSPGPRLILYTVFASGAVLAVFGNLLVMTSILHFKQLHSPTNLLIASLACADFLVGVTVMPFSMVRSVESCWYFGRSFCTFHTCCDVAFCYSSLFHLCFISIDRYIAVTDPLVYPTKVTVSVSGICVSISWILPLVYSGAVFYTGANDDGLEELSSALNCIGGCQVVVNQDWVLIDFLLFFIPTIVMIILYSNIFLVARKQAKRIETTGGKTESSSNSYKSRVAKRERKAAKTLGITVIAFMISWLPYSIDSVIDAFMGFITPAYIYEICCWCAYYNSAMNPLIYALFYPWFRKAIKLIVNGQIFKDNSSSVNLFSEQI